The Poriferisphaera corsica DNA segment GGCGTGATCGAACCTTGGAAGTAGTCTTGATACTTGGTTCCGCTGTTATCGAAATCAGCGGCACCATTGTTCCAATCATTTCGGCTAGCGGTGATGTAGATTTCGCCTCGGATCTTTGTATACCGGTCTAATGCATCAATCACACCATCGTTGTAACCAGGTCTTTTTGATGAGCCGAATGTATCAATCAGTTCGAGGAGTTGCTCTGCATCGGTATCGTTCACGCCTGCGGTACGTAAATCCGAACTGCTTACGGTTATGAGGTTGGTATCAGTATCGATACTGCCATAGTGATCCAGAAACAGATCAAACTCATCGATGAAGCCATCATTGTTAACATCAAGGTTTTTATGCAGTGTTCCGAGTTCTGTTGGATTATTGATATTAATGCGGTTATCACCATCAGTATCGTGATATTGGCTATTACCAATGAGTGAGCCAACAAGTGCATCCAGCTTTGCATCAAGCCCGGAGGACAAGCCACGGAAGTCTGAGAGCATCTGGATAGGATGTCCGTGTTCAAGATTCGTTTCGTTAAAGTTTGAACCGACGGGGCCATCAATCATGACGTTGCGACCAACCATCACACGAGAACGTGACAAAATCGCATAACGGATTTTTTTACCTAATTTCAAATCCATCTTAATGGTGCGGGTCACACGATTGGGACCAGCAGGGCCATCGTGCGCTTTCACCGTAAGCCTGATCCATGTACTGTCGAGTGGATTGGTAGCGGAAACGGGAATGTCCATATCACGATAAGGTGGGCGTTGATAGTAAGAAGAGCTGTAGCTTTCCCCAGAGATTGGGTGCTGCTGCAAAGACGCTTGGAACGTCGGGGAACCAGGCGCAGTTGCAATCTCATCAAAGAAAACACTGGTTGGGCTGGATGTACCTTCACCATCTGGCGGAGCGTTATACCAACTATCGGAAGTGTAATGAAAATCATCTGTGATATCGCTGATGAGTTGATCACGTATTTTTAGCCACAAACTCGGAGCATTGCTTTCATTGATTAGACCATCACTTGTTCTGACAGTTTCAGCAGCATGCTTGATGCGATAGAGCATAAAGTTGACGCCGGTCTCTGCTGCAGCAAGCGAACGGTTGATCTTCAAGTGAGAATCTGCAGTCGCGAGATTACCTTGAGAAAGAATGGCCATTGCAGCAGATAGTGATCCAAATATCACAAGAAACATCATGGCAAGAACGATCGCTGCACCGCGTTGACGTGGTGATGATTGATTGACTCTGATGATTGATTCGTTAGTACTCATGGCTAATCAGCGTGTTACGATCCAGCTAAGGCTAGTCACATGCTCCTCTTGGTTGTTATTTGGATCTGTATACGCAATATCGACAGTGACACGTATGATGTCAGAGTCTGTGGTCATCGGCAGCGTGACGGATGAACTGATATTATCTTCAGGCACTTTCTCGACAGTGACGTACTGTGCCCATAAATTCATATCCGGAACGGTTTTTCGTAAGGCGTTAACTGGCGGTGAAAAGACAGTGCCCTGCCCTTTATTGTTGCTCTGCATGATGCCTGCGAAATCATCAAGGTCATCTAAAAATTTAATGTTCGGCAGACCGTCAGACTTCAATTCATTCGGCTCTGGCCCAAAGTTTTGGTCGCCAGTGATCGGATCATGGAACGGTAAACTCAACGTCAATTCACGGATCTCATTGGCAAGCAACATTGCGGTGCCTGTACGGGCGGCCCAATCGTTCTTCTTGTGATAAGCCTGCTGGGCAGCAACGATCGCAAGTACACCTGTCCCGACAATGACAGTCGTCAACGCTGCTTCAATCAGCGTGAAGCCCGCATTGCGAGCATGACGTTTTCTTATGTCAGGATGAATGTTTTGCTTTTTCACGTTACGACTCATGTTTGGCCATGTACTTAATGAGTAATATGAGCTTGGCCGAGTTATTTAACGAGGGTAGAGAGTTTAAAGATTGGAAGAATAATCGCCATCGCGATGAAGCCAACAACTGAACCCATCACGATAATCATGATTGGTTCAATCATACTTGTCACAGTTTTAATCACTTCCTTCAATTGACGTGCGTAATAAGATGAAATCTCATCCAACACTTCACCGAGCTTACCCGATTCCTCACCTGCAGAGACCATCTGCACGACAGATTTAGGTAGATAAGGATTGCGTTGCAATGGCTGGGCAATTTTCTTGCCTTGCTTCACTGAGTTATGAACTGCATTCCAAAGTTTATGGAAGTGTCGATTACCTGAAATTTCACCCGTAATCGCAAGTGTATCAAGCATCGGAACACCCGCATTGACAAGCTCGCCCATCGTTTGCAATGAACGAGAAATATAAAGTGCACGGAACATTTTCTTAAAAATGGGGATTCGTAACTTCATCGTATCCCACCACCAACCACCAGGATCTGTCTTTACGAAAAAGAATGCTGCAATCAATACCCCCATCATGCCAACACCGACAGCCCACCACCATTCCACCATAAACTCTGAAAGATTCATGAGGAATATTGTTGGCCAGGGCATCGCTGCTTCTTTACCCTCAAACACTGTAGCGAATCGCGGCAGCACAAAGGTTAGGAGGAAAATAGTCACCGCAAT contains these protein-coding regions:
- a CDS encoding type IV pilus modification PilV family protein, whose protein sequence is MKKQNIHPDIRKRHARNAGFTLIEAALTTVIVGTGVLAIVAAQQAYHKKNDWAARTGTAMLLANEIRELTLSLPFHDPITGDQNFGPEPNELKSDGLPNIKFLDDLDDFAGIMQSNNKGQGTVFSPPVNALRKTVPDMNLWAQYVTVEKVPEDNISSSVTLPMTTDSDIIRVTVDIAYTDPNNNQEEHVTSLSWIVTR
- a CDS encoding type II secretion system F family protein, yielding MPTYKYQMRTSAGEKSNGFLKSENALAAAKQLRSQGNVVLQLTPVSERSTASLGQKLSALNYQSGPTQRDVLNFTTQLAVMIRAGISIRAALDGIADQVENQKFKTILLEIKQDVESGKQFSEALAKHPKLFNPLYINMVRASEMSGSFSKMLERIAAYLQQQIETRAMVIGAMIYPVVIGGLAIAVTIFLLTFVLPRFATVFEGKEAAMPWPTIFLMNLSEFMVEWWWAVGVGMMGVLIAAFFFVKTDPGGWWWDTMKLRIPIFKKMFRALYISRSLQTMGELVNAGVPMLDTLAITGEISGNRHFHKLWNAVHNSVKQGKKIAQPLQRNPYLPKSVVQMVSAGEESGKLGEVLDEISSYYARQLKEVIKTVTSMIEPIMIIVMGSVVGFIAMAIILPIFKLSTLVK